The DNA window ATATTACTTTGACTTTTGGGTGGAGTCGTTAACCCCTCCCATGATTTTTGTGATTatactgtttgtctttttttgtccttaATGTCGTTGCACTCAAAGGAGTTGGAGGTTTCTGGAAATTGTGCATATTTTACAGTGAATTATGTTCTCTTTTGCAACTCTAAACTTGCAGTTTTGACTTTGTTGTACTTGTATGGAAGTTCACAGATGCACACTTTTcttcaaaagtaaaaaatatactTATATGGATAGATTAGCCATGCTTTCACTCTTGTGttctggatttattttaataataagaatgatgaatgttaaatgttgatTTATAGACTGAACTGCATGGTTGACTTCCTCCATCCTCCCATTTAAAGtcctgttttcattgcactgagTATAAATTATagacaataaaatgtcagtttttgcaaatgtgcaccagaataagaaaaaagtgtaaatttattttgctttgaaaaaaaaaaagattccagAAAGTGAATAATCGTGTCTCTTTCTACAACAGTAGCAGATAGGTGCAATGGCGACACCCAAAAACACTCCCAGAGGTGCAAACACACCGCTGTCCCCCAACCGCATCACCCGGCTCCAGGAGAAGGAGGACCTGTGCAACCTCAACGATCGTCTGGTTGTCTACATCGACAAGGTCCGCTCTCTGGAGACCGAGAATGCCGGCCTGCGTATGCGCATCACAGAGTCTGAGACAGAGATCAGCCGGGAGCTGACGGGCCTTAAGGCTGCCTACGAGACCGAGCTGGCAGATGCCCGTCAGACCCTGGACTCGGTGGCCAAAGAGCGAGCACGTCTGCAGCTGGAGTTGGGCAAGCTGCGAGAGGACTACAAGGAGCTGAAAGCCAGGTGGGTTACAGCACATGACACTGGTCCAAATCTAAATCTGGTAGCAGCTTCTATTGTGTTTGCCATGTGTTTGCAGGGGTGGTGCTAgtgaggagagaaggaggaataTTTTTAGCAGGGCTTAAACCTTTCAAACagtaataaatcacatttatcaGCAGCCCCGAAATGTCTTTGCAACAccactgtgtgtttatgagaTGCAGTTTCTTCAGACATAAAGTCCAAATGACCATGCTCTCTTGGAAAGTACTCACAATCTGACTTTAGATGTTAGATATCACAGAGCAAAGCTTGTGAGAGCAGTTTTGGTCAAAAATAAAATTGGGTTGATATGCTGTTTAtaaacaaattgaaaaaaacactAGTGATGCAAATAATTTGTGCTGTCTGATGATCACGAGAGGAAACGGCTCCCTCGAGGCCTCTGAAATCCCCTTTTTTAAAACCGAATCTTACTCCGTTATTGTGATCCGTCCGCTTAATATTGCATGAGTTTGAGGATTTGTGATGGAAGTGTGAATATCTGAATTATTCATACATGTAATGCACAGCAGCAGAAGATAAGTTACTCATTAGCTCCTCATAGCTGGTGCTTGTTTAACTGTTGCTGACGCTCTGCCTGTCGCTTTGCCCTGCTCGCTGGGGCCACTCCCTATAACATACCCTCCTCATTGCTCACTTCAGTTTGACGTTGGACTTCCACTCCGGCTCCTTCCCATGCTGCCACATCCCGGGCTTGATGACTaactctttccctttctcctccttcaccaAAGTAATCATTATACACACAATACGTGGCGGTGTTTAGTGTGCTCCAGTCTTGCTTCCATTATTTTTCCATAAATATTGAGGAGATGGCAACTGTGTGTTTTGGTAAAGCCAGGCCGTTGCCATGGCAGCGTTTCAGCTAAACACCAACAGCGCTGGCTTGTGGCTACCAGATGCATGGGATCAGAGGCTGATCACTGTGGGCTATGAGTCATACGCAGGCTTGGAAACACCAAGGTCTTTCCCCTGTTACTATTTCATCCAGGCAACATTAGATTGTGTAAAGGAAACTGTAGTAATTTACTTTCCACTTGGTTCTTAagttataaaacaaaatgaacatctATCCTTACTCTCTTCACTGAAATATTCTTATTCTCTCATTCTTAAACGTTTTTTAACACCTGATTCTTTTTGTCATTACAGAAACGGCAAAAAGGAGTCAGATCTGGCAGGAGCGTTGCAGAGGCTCAAAGACCTGGAGGCCCTGCTGAACTCGAAGGATGCGTCTTTGACCACGGCTTTGGGGGAGAAGCGTAACCTCGATGTGGAAAACAGGGACCTGAAGACGCAGGTTGCCAAAGTAAGCTCAAGCCTACGctcaatttaaaaatctgtggaAACACATCTGGGATCAATCTCGCTGTAGTTGTGTTGTAAAATCACCGGCTCAGAGTTTGTCCACTGTGTTTTCCACTTTGTGATACTAAATGTCACGGCTCTATTTTTAGCCTTCACTTCTAgcctttttaattttaagttcATCCTGTAGGGTTTTGCAAGAGCCTCATAAGAGTTGTATAATTTTCTcaagtgaaaataaaacaccaaaatTCTGGTGTATTTCTCCAGCTGACCTCAGCAGGGCAGACTTCTTTAGACGGCTGTCATGGCTGCTTGAGCTCAGGCATTTTGATTAAAGGACTGTCTCCATAACCATCCCTGATCCATCGCCAGCACACTTCTGTGCTGCGTAGTTGTGCTCTCAGCTGCCGGTTTATGTGAATGTTTGTGCTTTGTACTAATATTTAGTTCCTGTTATGCTTTCTTAGCTGGACACCACTTTGGGTGATGCcaggaagcagctgcaggatgaGATGCTGAGGAGAGTAGACGGAGAGAATCGCATCCAGACTCTCAAAGAGGAGCTGGAGTTTCAAAAGAACCTGCACTCTGAGGTCTGACTctcttatcatcatcatcatcatcatacatcACTTCTCCACTTACTTTTTCTATCAAATTAAAATCTACCTGCTATTTCAGTATGAAGTGAAAATAATCCTGATGTTATAACTCTCCAACAGGAGCTGCGGGAGACAAAGCGACGCCATGAGTCTCGTATGGTCGAGTTGGATAACGGTCACCAGCAAGACTATGAAAGCAAGTTGGCGGAGGCTTTGGCCGAGATGCGTGGCCAGCACGAACTGCAGATTAAAATGTACAAGGATGAGATTGAGAAGACCTACAATACTAAGGTACGCTATCATTTTAACGCTGCTATAAGGTAAAAAGCCATAATTGAACAATTAAACTGTCTCAACAAACCATGTGTTCCCAATGACTGCCCATTGTCTATTGGACATATTATACATTAGAACAATAGAATTAACAGTAGATAATAAAATCTGCTTAAAATACCAGATTGATGACTGTTCtgcattttcatattaaatCAACTTAGTAATAGTTTTTTGTGACTATCTAACATTTCTGGCACTGAGCTGATATGACACCCGCTGTATCTATCTAAGAACAATTCATGAAAAATAtctatttcaatttatttacaaTACATTTGACCCCAGAGGACAGAAGAGGAAAGATTTACTGACATTCTTTCCATCAACAGAAGATAAAATATCAGTAACATGATCATAACACAGGAagacatttggcatttttcttaCTTCCCTTTTTTCAACAGTTGACTCACAGCAGCGGGAAAGCAAGTTTCACAAACTGATACTAACGAGGCAAAATGAGATTCAGAGTGCAGTTAGGTTATAATTCTGACTTTATGAATCTTCCTACGTCTGTCAGCTGGAAGGTGCACGTCAGTCGGCGGACAGGAACAGCCACCTGGTGGGAGCGGCGCACGAGGAGCTTCAGCAGACTCGAATCCGCCTGGAGTCCTCGTCTGCTCAGCTCAGCCAGCTGCAGAAACAGGTGATCTGAAACCAGCAGCCCACACTGCACGCATGAATGCGTACATATTTTACAGCAAAGCAAAAACCTCACttgaattcatgtttttttattcaaacaaacattaaacataaaatctgctctacacatttacataaattcAGTTTCTGACTCCTTTGAGACTGGGTTTTCAAACTTAACCGAGCTGATTCTGATCTGATTATAACTGTGTGATTCTTCTGTCTAAACAAGCTGGCGGCTCGTGAGGCAAAGGTGAGGGACCTGGAGGACGCCCTGTCTCGAGAGCGGGACACCACACGTCGCCGTctgggagagaaagacagagaaatggcTGAGATGAGGcagcagatgcagcagcagctggacgAATATCAGGAGCTTTTGGATATCAAGCTGGCCCTGGATATGGAGATATGTGCCTACAGGAAGCTActggaaggagaggaagagaggtaTGTGCCACGGTGGCGTAGATGTGTGTAGATTAATGAGCTTTGGCCATGAAGTCATAAATAAATTAAGGGCTTTGCAGTAGTAGCAGTCATTTCTTCTGTGCCTCTtacactttttccttttccctgTCCCCGTAGGCTGCGTCTCTCCCCCAGCCCCCCACCGACCCGAGTAACAGGAAGTCGTTCCTCTACTTCAGCAGCTCACTCTCGGTCAGTCCACTGCAGCGGTCACAGTACTCCAGGCAAGAGGCGCCGCCCCAACGACACCGACAGCGAGGCCTCCAGCTTCGCAGGAGGAGCTGTGGCCCGCACTCGTATCACTCAGCAGGCCTCTGCCAGCGGACGGGTCACTGTGGATGAAGTGGACCTGGACGGGAAATATGTTAGACTCAGCAACAAAGCAGATGAGGTGAGATAGTTGGAAATCTAAATATCTGAGACgtcctgtttgtctgtttctgttctgtagttttcacttcacttttacATTGTTGGTAAATCTACACAATGATCTCCTGAAGTTTTTTTACTTTAGGGGTTtgacattataaaaacacaccacTGATGTTTTATCCAACTATGATCTTGTTTTTTGCAGGATCAGAATTTGGGCAACTGGCAGGTGAAGCGGCAGGTAGGATCTGGTGCACCCATCGCATTCAAGTTCCCTGCTAAATTCACCTTGAGGGCCGGCCAGAGGGTCACGGTAAGCAGCGACTTCACTGAGCAGTATCACAAATCAGCATGGCGATAAACGGTTACAGATGTCTCACCCTGCTCTATCTTTGGCGTGGCGATCAGATCTGGGCCTCTGGTTCTGGTGGAACCCACAATCCTCCCTCTGACCTGGTATGGAAGACTCAGAACTCCTGGGGCACCGGAGACTTCTTCCAGACCACCTTGATCAGTGCCAATGGAGAGGTATTTTAATTATGGTGTTTGGTATTTGACACTTTATTTAAACCTAAAGTACTATGAATACATGGAGTTTTGTTATGGCCACAATGCTAGTGTTTGGTTTTACAGTAACATCTTTTCTTCCAGGAAATGGCAATGAGGAAGGTCACCCGCACACAGtttgaagaagaagatgatgacaTGGTGagaataattatatttattacataCAAATGGGTGTGAGCAGGTCAGTCATCAGTAGATTCAACCTAATGCTGGACTATTAGGTTCCTCTGAATTAGACTTTCAGTATTTTAAGATCACTAAACTGTGCATCCCAGAAATATTACATTAACTACTTTAACACTTTTAAACAAACAGTCACAGGGATACAGGTAGTACAATAGATTGGTTTGAgattaaactgttaaaaacctGTTAAACttaactaaattaaattaaactgaactAATTTTTTAGATATTGGAGGTGTGCAATGAAATGAGATGTTAATCTCTTTGCTTTTTGCTCTATAAATGCCTGGCCTGAAGGTGTGGAACAACAATCAAATTTGGGGAAATTTAACAATTTTGTATCTTCAAGTCTAAAATTATTGATTGGTAGCACACAAACATCAGTTATCAGTGAAGTCAGTCTCAAAATATGAGTTGTGGCAATGCTGACTTTCAAAAATGGACAAAACTTACTAGTACCAAGTGTGCATCACATGTAGCATTAATGACTTTAGTGATAATTTAACCtaattttattaatgtttgtgACATAAATCAGTCTTCTTCTTTTAAAGACATTCAATATATTCTTCAGGAATATTTTAAGCCCTCTTCTTTTGTCCACCCTTGGAATTATCACCAATTACAACAATCAAACATAAGAAGTGTTGACATATTTTTAGTGAGTCCTTATTAAATTCACAATATCTGCACTGAATCTTTCTCTTTGCCTCAGCAGGTGGCTCACAGCACCTGTGGCGACGGCGAGTACAACCTGCGGAGCCGGACGGTGGTGTGCGGCTCCTGCGGCCTTCCTTCAGACAAATCCAGCAACTGCTCCGTGTCTTCAGCTTCCCGCTCCTTCCGCAGCGGCGGCATCTCCGAAGGTTTACTGCCGCAGTCCTACGTGTTCAGCGCCAGCACACCTCGCAAGGTCGGCCCTGCAACACAAACAGTTGATATATGACTGAAATTTTAAGGCCTAAGTAGAAAGAAAACTGTCAGCAACTCTTGGAGACTTAAGCATGAattttttcctctgtatttCTATGGTGTAAATACcttaaagaacatttttttgtgtgatgaTACTAACtttgttcatttctttttctcagagTGGAAGCAGAATGGAGAGCTGTCCAGTCATGTGAGCTCCGGGATTGATGTCGGAGCTTCTAAACTCTATTAGTTTTTAGTTATTAGTTAAGTTACTAGTTGTAGTTATTAAGTTCAATTCATGTATTTTGGAATCATTTTCAAGAATAGTATGCAATAAAGATGTATACTGCTTTTTTATAATGTACATAGGCAAGCTAAATATTGTCACCTTTGTATTGGTGACATTCAGGGTTGGAAACTTTCTACATGGCAGCAAAAGATGAAGCTACAGTTACTTTAACACTCAAACAGATTAAAACTTCTGTTTGGACACTATTTTGACAGCAGTGTTTGCTggtaaaataaaagttaaagtaTCGTCTTGAACTATTCCTATCAATAAAGTCtaatcatattttcattaccCCCCAAAGACACATTGACACAGCAGGGTTGCAGAAAATTCAAAAGAAATGTTAattgttttcaaaaaataaattgaattttgaACTCAGTTGTAAAATGACCCCAGCCGTGCTACAGGtctattttgtgtatttttgctgatatcaataaacatattttcagaaatctggttgatttgtctttttgtaaTGATAATGATTTGATGAAATCATGGATTACTTGcagtgtttgatgtgtttctgtaGCGTAAACATGTTATGATGGACAGGATATTTTAATTGTGGGGTGAAATTTATCTGACTGACTGTAATTAATTTGCACAGAtggttatttttctttcataaaatctgagaccaaaaaataaaaaaggaaatatttgaaaaacaaaacaaaacttactTAATATTTAACACCATCAACCTTTAAAGCCATCAACATCAGGAACATGTTTACTTAAGATTATTATACACATTTTTCAGGTGCTCATCACAATAGATAACATCATTTATAGTGAGATTATAGTTATGTATTCATATTCATccactgtctgctgtctttaacaactgttttttattattattatattattgtttttgctgCAGATATTTACCACCATGTTTATGTTTGACAGTGAAAGAAGCAGATcaacagataaaagaaaatgcaaaatctTGTTGAATAAATTATCTATGAGGACTTTTTGATACTTTAGgtacattttactgataatgCTTCTGCACTGGTCTCTGGTCCTCGGATCAGGGTTTGCTGGTTGATTCTCGATCTGTGCTTAAAACCAAAGGAGACTGTGCTTTTGAGGTTGTGGCTCCTAAACTTTGGAACTCTCTCCCTTTGGATCTGTggacaactttaaaaaaacagcccAAGACCCATTTGTTTAGACTTGCCCTTGtgtaatttttctattttctatttatttctgattttttttaaattgtgttttatgtctgtatgtatgtttatactttatttcctctgtgaagcactttgtgacatcTCTGCTCTCAAAAAGTgcaatttaaataaagttacttGCTTACTTTTACTCCAGAATTGTGTATTATgaattatttctatttttactttttatttttcattttatctttattttaccAGGAAGACCtcattgagataaaaaaaataataaaatatgaacctTCCTTTTTTATAGGTTCCTTTGATTCAAACCCGGAAGTCGGTGATACCGTTGAGGTGCAAAACTGCGAAAGATCTCGCGAGAATGATCATCTTAACCCAAACCATGGTCTttctctaaacctaaccaagtgttttttgtgcctaaacataaccagaccttaactacagcgttgtcacatcataaaacatcattattttgtacAACGATTAAGAAACACAATGGAAACAACGCGTGcaaatctcgcgagagtttcGCAAACATAGGGTTACCCATCTAGACACAAGCCTGCCCGGCTGCTGTACTTTATCAGTTTATTATTGTTCTGTAAGTTGAATCAATGCATTGTTTTTATAGGATAACGTGCATGTGGAATTAATTTCTGGGGAAACTTGCTAACATTTGGTGAGTTTCACTAATAATCTTTTGTTACGACATCAATTTGCAGCTCATAGCAGACGTTAGCTAACAGTTTACATAAACTAAACACAGCCTGTAACTTTAGATTGTGTCTGAATTAATCTACAtggatttattgtgttttagtcTATCGAATCTATTTATAAGATGCCACTAAACAAACCTTTTAAATGACCTCACCTGTCACGTTTATCAAAGGCTAGCCAGCTAGTTGTTATTTACTGTTAGAACTGAGTGAAACACACAATAGTTAGATCAGCTGATATGTGCAAAGTCACGTAATAAGTTGTCAagtttactgtatgttcatgaAATTGATCTGActgttgtaaattaaaatattttcaatgtTCACTAAACTGTCATGAGGcagactttattattttttcctttcataatgaaataaaacaacataattatTAATTACTATGTTTTGATGTTTACTGAAGGATTAGCTGATTTATTGATTAGCCCACTGAGAGAAAATTAACCTGTCAAATGTAAATTTtgataatttgattatttaatcCTTTTCTAACCCTTaatctagaaaaaaaatgccaaatgtttgcAGTTTCAACTTCTCAAGCATGAAGagtttttgcttttctctgtgtcatatcatggtaaactgaatatctttgggtttggctgcaactaattgattaatacGTTGATTATTTTTGAGATTAAtggtttagtctataaaatactgaatcacagtttcccagagcccaaggtgatgtcctccaaatgcctttttttgtccaatcgacagtcaaaaacccaagTAAATTCAATGAACAATGATATTaaatagagaaaagcagcaaatcttcacatttaagaagccaGAACTAGagtcttttgcattttttgctcaataaatgacttaaaaattGTTGCCATCTATTTTTCTGTCACTGAAGTAATACATTTATAGACAAATCATTTCAACActaccacaaacaaacaatctgaacttgggctctaggaaattgtgatcgttattttttcattattttctttattggcCAAATGATCTATCAATTAATCATAAAGAATCAACagaataattgataataattAGATGGTTAATTGCAATCATACTTGATATTTCAACACAGAATGATTCTGTCTGATGTGACGTCATATAATAGATACTTATCATGCAGTCCAGTCAAGTTCAGACAGTTGACTCATATATTGAAATACAAAAGTACACTGAAGAAAGTAAAATGCAGTTTACTTTGGCATCAAGAATTCGTGCCTCATCACTTTCTGTAAAGCATATTTATCAGTAGCTGAGAGCAGCGGGATGATCGATATCTGCAGGTAGAAGATGAGAGCAAAGAAAAATGCAAGtaacagagaaaaggaggaagtgACTTCAGTAGCTTTCATGAGTGGGGAAAATGTACATCAGCATTTGAGTCGTCTTCCCGTAAAAGTTTCTTGTTTTGACAGTTACGCTTCTGTTATTTCATTTAGTCATGCTGCTGATGTGAGGATTCACTTCTTCAGTCCACTGTAGATCACTGCGATCTCTTCTGTTCCAGGACTTTGGATCCATCTGGATGTTGAGTGCGCGGGCCCTGTTTGGGATCGGCTTCCTGGTGACCTCACGGGCCACGGCAATCCTCGCTCAGACAGGGACATGTCCTCTGTCCGCTGCAGCTGTCAACCACAAGAAGGAGTGTAACGGTAGCAGAGCAGCATCCACCATGGCCCAGACCATCAAATATCTCgggtatacattatatacagaaCGATTGAAGCATTTACAGACTGCATGTGTGTAGACGGTTCAGACTGACCTGTAGATGGTCCGCAGGCAGGAGGAGGCCCAGCACATCGATGAGGAGCTCTTCAGCGAGTACGGCTTCAGTGTGGACCAGCTGATGGAGCTGGCGGGCCTCAGCTGCGCTACAGCCGTCACCAGGGTGAGACATCAATCGGGGCTCATGGTGACGAGTTTAAGGCAGAAATCTGGAGTGTTTACATCTGCTGTGTTGAGTCTGATTATTAAACACACATGCGGTTCGGATCGGATTTATCACTTGTCACCTCAAAGGGATCAAATCATGACCAGCTTTCTGCTCACTTTTACAACTAAATATTGCAGACTAAGAAATTTTTGCTTTCCCAAATTCTCTAGTTTCTATTTTCTATCTCTACTTCTCTCAGAgacttaataaataatttctctTATTTTCCATTACTGCAGTATTTTCTATTCACACAACTGAAAGACCTTTCAGATATCAGCTATACTTGGTTTCTTCAGCAAAAACGAAGCtaaaggaaataaaaggaaaccagattttctcatttacagCTCATTGATATGTCTAAATCAGATTACTGTCTGAAGAGGTGAATAATCAGGTTACTCCGTCCTCCAAACTTCCTTCCCTAGAAACATTTCCCTTGAGATGCAGCTGTAAAGAAAACCTACATTTCCTGGTCAATAATAGCTGTGTTGCAGTGCTGCATTGATattgtgtctgttgtttcctgCAGGCGTATCCGCTCAGTTCTCTGGTGAAGCCCAAACCTTCGCTGTTGGTGATCTGTGGTCCAGGTAACAACGGAGGTGATGGCTTGGTCTGTGCCAGACATCTTAAACTTTTTGTGAGTGTCCTACACTTGTGTGACAGTAACAGATACTGAACAGCACACTGGATTAATGTGCTGTGCTGAGATTCTGATTTCATTTGGGCAAAGTGGCATCAACAGTAGACGACTGAAGGACAGTTATTGCTAAATAAAAACCACAGAAGCAGCAGTGAATCCTGGTCTGTGCAGAGTGAAGTGgaagtcatttatcaaactaagagtgattttttttcttcatgtcttgTGTGTCCTCTCTCAGGGTTATGAGCCCACCATCTTGTACCCGAAGAGGCCAAACAAACCGCTGTTCCAGGGTCTGACCACACAGTGCCAGAAAATGGAGATCCCCTTCCTGACTGAGATGCCTGAGGTTTGTTCACCAGTAATTTATCAGTTAAGAAAATTCTTCTGCATATTGTGTTTATGAGTCTGCGTTTTATTTCAAGCTATAAATGACACATAAACAGACATTACTAAATTAGTGAGCTTTCAGTCTAGATTAGATTAAATAAATGATCCCTGTGGGGAAATAGGGTAATTGCAACGGTGAGTTTTCATTTGAACCAATCAACACATAGGCAGTATAAATTATAATTAATGATGCTCCCGACCCGACACCGTGAACCAGGTCACTTTCCACCTGCGATCACTGTCTGGCACTAACAAATCACCCCGACCCGTCATCGCCAGACCGgaacatttcaaacacaagGAGCTCATTAAAAGCAAAGGAAGGCGACTGGAAAAGTACAAAATACAAACTCAATGACGTAAAGCTCCCTGAAACAACAACCTGGTTGTGGACAAACTATACATAGAAGGACAGCTCTACCACTCCATGGCTTTTCTGATTCACTACGTCCCATCAAACATTCAGCAGCTGTTACATCGCTCATTAAAATCCGAACCTCTTCCATCATTCTCCCCTATCTCTCTAATATCTCTTGTTGTGTACTactatgtttgtttacatgtgtatatgtaagtgtttattgttgtgtttgttgctaTTATTTCCCCCTCTCTTATGACATCTAGtgacagcacagacacacacaaacacacacacacacaactcaaagCAAGCATTTACCAGGATGCATTTCACCAATAATCCTGAATCATGGCTCCACTTAAATTCCTAAGCTGGTATATAAGTGGGATTGTCTCCCAAGCTAAaaggaataaaatatttattcacttaaatcaattaaatccagATATCTGCCTACTTCAAGAAACCCGTATGTCAAACTCTGATTCACAGGAGAATCCCATTAACTCATATCTCCACCATTATTGACCCAGACGGCAGATTTATTATCTTATCAATCAACAATACAAAAATCTGATCATAGCAAATAGATTAGATTCTTAGATCACAGATTCTTCACATTATTATGTAATTTCACAGACTCAACTCGGCAGTAGACTGAACAGCAACAGCAAGCAGGAAATGGAAAtccataaataataaaacagaatatgGAGGAGTTTGGACTTGATGACAGTTTGCAACTAAATAATCCAACAGTAAAAgaatttttatcatttattcttctgtgcAGAACTCTTCCTAAACAGTAAATAGATCATGCAGGACATAGCTGATAGCTCAATCCACTCAATTATAATAATTAGTGATCAATCATGCTCCTATTTCATTACATCTACACAGTAAACAGTTCCCTAAACAACCCTCCAGATGGCGCTTCACTATCACGTTGCTTAAAGACCCAAACTTTAATAGGAAAGAGTCGCCATCCTTCACGGACATAAACGACTCTTAAAATAAGAACAATAATCTGGgaaactgcaaaaacagaaatccagagaaaaataatctacaatattaatttaacaaaaaggaaacagagacaACACATGAAAATCATCTGGacctaaaaaacaaagaattagaaaatatttacaCCAAAACTCCCAACAGAAGAAAACCTCAATAAACGTAGGAAATACACTCACCGTTCACTTTATTAGGAACGCCTGTGTAATCTAAtataatccaatacaacagctctgctataaagtctacttttatgaagcttatacatcttcagtttttgttgatatt is part of the Thunnus albacares chromosome 19, fThuAlb1.1, whole genome shotgun sequence genome and encodes:
- the LOC122969957 gene encoding lamin-A-like isoform X1; the protein is MATPKNTPRGANTPLSPNRITRLQEKEDLCNLNDRLVVYIDKVRSLETENAGLRMRITESETEISRELTGLKAAYETELADARQTLDSVAKERARLQLELGKLREDYKELKARNGKKESDLAGALQRLKDLEALLNSKDASLTTALGEKRNLDVENRDLKTQVAKLDTTLGDARKQLQDEMLRRVDGENRIQTLKEELEFQKNLHSEELRETKRRHESRMVELDNGHQQDYESKLAEALAEMRGQHELQIKMYKDEIEKTYNTKLEGARQSADRNSHLVGAAHEELQQTRIRLESSSAQLSQLQKQLAAREAKVRDLEDALSRERDTTRRRLGEKDREMAEMRQQMQQQLDEYQELLDIKLALDMEICAYRKLLEGEEERLRLSPSPPPTRVTGSRSSTSAAHSRSVHCSGHSTPGKRRRPNDTDSEASSFAGGAVARTRITQQASASGRVTVDEVDLDGKYVRLSNKADEDQNLGNWQVKRQVGSGAPIAFKFPAKFTLRAGQRVTIWASGSGGTHNPPSDLVWKTQNSWGTGDFFQTTLISANGEEMAMRKVTRTQFEEEDDDMQVAHSTCGDGEYNLRSRTVVCGSCGLPSDKSSNCSVSSASRSFRSGGISEGLLPQSYVFSASTPRKSGSRMESCPVM
- the LOC122969957 gene encoding lamin-A-like isoform X2, with protein sequence MATPKNTPRGANTPLSPNRITRLQEKEDLCNLNDRLVVYIDKVRSLETENAGLRMRITESETEISRELTGLKAAYETELADARQTLDSVAKERARLQLELGKLREDYKELKARNGKKESDLAGALQRLKDLEALLNSKDASLTTALGEKRNLDVENRDLKTQVAKLDTTLGDARKQLQDEMLRRVDGENRIQTLKEELEFQKNLHSEELRETKRRHESRMVELDNGHQQDYESKLAEALAEMRGQHELQIKMYKDEIEKTYNTKLEGARQSADRNSHLVGAAHEELQQTRIRLESSSAQLSQLQKQLAAREAKVRDLEDALSRERDTTRRRLGEKDREMAEMRQQMQQQLDEYQELLDIKLALDMEICAYRKLLEGEEERLRLSPSPPPTRVTGSRSSTSAAHSRSVHCSGHSTPGKRRRPNDTDSEASSFAGGAVARTRITQQASASGRVTVDEVDLDGKYVRLSNKADEDQNLGNWQVKRQVGSGAPIAFKFPAKFTLRAGQRVTIWASGSGGTHNPPSDLVWKTQNSWGTGDFFQTTLISANGEEMAMRKVTRTQFEEEDDDMVAHSTCGDGEYNLRSRTVVCGSCGLPSDKSSNCSVSSASRSFRSGGISEGLLPQSYVFSASTPRKSGSRMESCPVM
- the naxe gene encoding NAD(P)H-hydrate epimerase; the encoded protein is MLSARALFGIGFLVTSRATAILAQTGTCPLSAAAVNHKKECNGSRAASTMAQTIKYLGQEEAQHIDEELFSEYGFSVDQLMELAGLSCATAVTRAYPLSSLVKPKPSLLVICGPGNNGGDGLVCARHLKLFGYEPTILYPKRPNKPLFQGLTTQCQKMEIPFLTEMPEAKLIDEAYNLVIDAIFGFSFKGAVREPFGSILNVLKKTTVPLASIDIPSGWDVEQGSSTDGLQPDMLISLTAPKKSASLFRGRYHFLGGRFVPPGLERKYQLNLPQYPGTDCVLQL